The region GTGGGTAGGTTGGAAGAGTCgcggaggaagagagggaagagggtttGGCTAGCCCGCTGGCAAAAACGTCGTTCCCTAGTCCTAAAAAGGAGGGGCGATATGGACGGTCCCCTAACTCCCAGGGAGTCCGCAAAATTCATTACGGAAAACAGTCGGGATGTGTTCATTGACGGCGGAGGCGTGCGGCGGGTGGCCGAGCTGCTGCTCGCCAAGCTCTCGAGTCCGGAGCTACGCCGCGGGGCCTGGAAGGCCCTTCACGAGCTGAACCCCAGGTCGGCCGACGAAGCCGCAGTCAACTGGGTCTTCGTTGCAGACACACTCAACTTCTCCTTCTGGTCGGAGCGCGATGAGCGCAAATGCCTGGTGGGGTACAGGGGGAGAACGTACAGTGGGTACTGGTCCCTGTGCGCCGCGATCAACAGAGCTCTCGACGAAGGTTGGTGCCCTTTGTGCTGGTGAGGAGACCCTTTTAGCCTTTGACGCTTCAGTTTACTGGGAGGGTCCCGAGGAGCGGGCGGGAAGATGGAATAATTTGTTATAAGGCGAACCTGAAGTTCTTCATTGCCAGCCCCTCAGCTTAAAATAAGAGTATGATAAGAAGCTGGCATTAAATCCTTATTCAGTGGGAACTGATCCTAAATACGTATTATCGCAGCTAAGTCTGATGAAATCTGAAGAACCAAAGGGACtgatatataacatattttacatTGTTAAAATACACCTGATGTAATATTACAATAGAAATGGGTGAATGCGTAcagatgaacaaacagaaaatgagGCGTTTGCTTCTGGTTTTTTATTCATCCACTTATAGTTAATTTATGTACCACTCATTTAGTTTCATATTAACTGTGTTGTAAAAACAAGAGTCTAGTGAGTATAAAATCATGACATtgttcctctgtgttttcttttcttcccaaggGATACCAATAACTAGTGCTTCGTACTATGCTACAGTGACCCTGGATCAGGTTCGGCATATACTCCGTTCTGACACGGATGTTCCCCTGCCTTTGATAGAAGACAGGCATCGGATTCTCAATGAAACCGGGAAAATTCTGCTTGAGAAGTTTGAAGGCTCTTTTCTTAATTGTGTCcgaaaaagtgaaaaaagtgcACAGAAGTTAATGCATCTGGTAGTTGAAAGCTTTCCATCTTACAGAGATGTGACTGAGTTTGAGGTGAGTTGCCACTGTTGGGGATTCTAGAATTCTTATCTTGTCATTGTCAACTTTTAGTTAACTCTTTTACTTCCGGAGCTCCTTTTGagaataaaaacttaaattttgaaGTGCGTTCCTGTGAACAAGGAATAGCAACAATTAAGCAGAGTTTCAAAGACCTTACTTCTCCTATGATTTCTCACTAGCAGATTCTCATtattcttttcacctttttcattgTCCTTTGAAAATGCTTCAAACCTGAAAAAACAGGGGACCTTCAAAGGGGTGTTATCACTTAGGGATAAGGatctttttaatacttaaaaacatttttgcaggccaggtccctgattgggggcatgcaagaggcaaagcaattgtttctcttgcatatggatgtttctcttcctctctttctccctcccttaccctgtctctaaaaagaaataaagtctttttaaaaaatttacttcattGAATGAAAATCAGAATGTACACTAAATTTTCTCTAATAAGTATATTTGCAGAGTTCTAATGTATATATACTATGCATTTTCCTTTTCATGCACAGTATTATTTGCTGTATTAACAGTATTATTAACAGTATTATTTGCTTTATGGtacaaaaaaaattctaaagagaTTTACTTTTAAACTGGTGAACATTTTGTTTACCCTCCCAGTGTACacctggattttgtttttgtaaaatttttagaaTCTGTTATCATTGTGTATTTTAACTGTGACAAGAATTGAAAGCAACTTCACTGGAATCACATAACATAAATCTAAGTTAATGTTATGTCAGCTTTAAATATTAAAGCTAAACTTTTGTAATTACAGTTCAGTAACAACTAAAATTACCAATAATATTGCTTAAATTGTTCTGTATCATTTACAGGGTGTTTGCACATACACTCTCATTTGATCCATAGAACAGCTCTGTGGGGCCTAAGAACAAGGAGCATATTGTCCCCTGTGCAGCAGGAGCCAgtcaaaaaagaaagttaaactaGTTTATCTTAGGTCAGGTAGTCAGTAGCTAGCTTTTCAGTTCTACTATAAAATGAGAGATGGCCTGTTTATGTAAGTTAAGATTCTTTTCATTGCAAGTGACAGACACGAAACTAGAAAAGAGCTTAATCAAAAGGAAGAATTTTTGGATGGGTATTGGGGATGGGCACATCCAGGATCAAGGACTCAGTGTCATCAGGATTCAGCCTCTTCTCTTAGCTTCTGTtgactccatttttcttttattgtacaCCAGTTTTCTCCATGAAGTAGAAGAGCTTTTTGCATCTTACTGCGTCAgcaccagagagagagaatgggagaaacaTGTTCTCAGGTTCAGTTCTAAAACTCTTGGGCAAGAACTGATTGAACGGGCAGGGATTATGACCCATTAAGTGTGGCTTTTAGGGGTGTGTGGACAGGCAGAGGCAATTCCTGGAAAAGAGGCCATATAGGTCAACTTACTGTTGAACTTGATTCTGTTTTGGATTAACCATTCTGCTGATGCAGAGGTTACTTTGAAATTTATCTTTGTCTTCGAAGTATGTCATTTCAGCCTTGTTTTTCAAGAAATTAGGACTCCGTTCCTCAGTCCATCATTCAGGCCATCTGaatatacagggttgggcaaaagtaggtttacaatgtGAATaggtgaaacacagagtttattattttattcttatttattaattattgtattattttccatatgaagaaCTGAAAACCAACTTTTTTCCCCATCCTGTATTAAACAGTGTGGGCAAGAAATCAAACTGCCATTCACGTGGCTAAGAATCCGTGTATTCTAGAGTTTACATGGTTTTAGTAGAAGACAggctaaaattaaatttaacatgGCTTCAGGGTGGGTGAATTCTTGCCCTGGCTAATATGGcttaattggttggagcatcatcccacaaaccaaaaggtcacaaattccattcccagtcagggcacatgcctgggttgtgggttcggtccccagttggagcgctctgattgatgtttctctccctctctctctctccccctccctt is a window of Desmodus rotundus isolate HL8 chromosome 1, HLdesRot8A.1, whole genome shotgun sequence DNA encoding:
- the QNG1 gene encoding queuosine 5'-phosphate N-glycosylase/hydrolase isoform X1, whose product is MDGPLTPRESAKFITENSRDVFIDGGGVRRVAELLLAKLSSPELRRGAWKALHELNPRSADEAAVNWVFVADTLNFSFWSERDERKCLVGYRGRTYSGYWSLCAAINRALDEGIPITSASYYATVTLDQVRHILRSDTDVPLPLIEDRHRILNETGKILLEKFEGSFLNCVRKSEKSAQKLMHLVVESFPSYRDVTEFEGKRISFYKRAQILVADTWSVLEGEGDGCFEDISSITMFADYRLPQVLVHLGALKYSSALLEKLLKGEMLSYGSRQEVEIRGCSLWCVELIRDCLLELIEKKGETTSGEINSILLDYYLWDYARDHREDMKGIPFHRTRCIYY